A region from the Arachis ipaensis cultivar K30076 chromosome B01, Araip1.1, whole genome shotgun sequence genome encodes:
- the LOC110271847 gene encoding uncharacterized protein LOC110271847 — protein sequence MGEAEERDPGGREDRDLSSNRAQLPLLSPAILIKSAASEASGRDFWPHLYRRRALLPPKTAFEACVCWKLPPEPLSSWFGFRYLRVEIKVVIEPPELRGVSELPPDRYLPPAGALFLVVRLFDSVSIYRKCSITNFVLFLSISTSL from the exons ATGGGTGAGGCAGAGGAGAGAGATCCGGGAGGAAGGGAGGATCGAGACCTGTCCAGCAACCGCGCGCAGTTGCCGCTCCTATCACCGGCCATCCTCATCAAATCCGCCGCCTCCGAAGCTTCTGGCCGCGACTTCTGGCCGCACCTCTACCGCCGGAGAGCGCTGCTGCCACCGAAAACCGCCTTTGAAGCCTGTGTATGTTGGAAACTGCCGCCGGAACCCCTGTCTTCTTG GTTTGGGTTCCGGTATTTGCGCGTCGAAATTAAGGTTGTTATTGAACCACCGGAGCTTCGGGGAGTGTCAGAGCTGCCGCCTGATCGGTATTTGCCGCCTGCCGGAGCTTTGTTTCTCGTGGTGAGGTTATTTGATTCTGTTTCAATTTATCGTAAATGTTCCATTACTAATTTCGTTCTATTCCTCTCGATATCAACTTCgctttaa